Proteins from a genomic interval of Anatilimnocola floriformis:
- a CDS encoding leucine-rich repeat domain-containing protein, with amino-acid sequence MCSGGSMSLRSYSVQAIFFAAVLSAGCTSSEPAAPTATNVPSQVEHKPPVAEPVNPESVPEPSAPTVVPKPEPAPKPAADLSGDMDTVQALKKLEVSCEQQPEGWKIELPYGAKVDPLLDMIQKLSLVKSFAGRDVTDAQFTKIVQLNGLQELTLSGENLTDAGLEPLSQAVNLKRLDLHRAEQITAMGLAHVAKLSHLEGFGLGSTSHHGELGPLDQLKQLKFLSIGSASLTDEDLACLASMPHLETLHLNINSGINGECLKNLAGATHLKQLWLPLTSVTDESLAPLANLTDLEDLHLGSEHITDAGLVHIAGLTKIKRLDLGGTHVAGPGLKHVSGMKQLERIEFGFLGFTGEGLQYLADKPGIKELYLGWCGITDDGCAELKKLQQLKKLTMPKYGYQGNDNEQAPWKTLHPEKLTDRGMKHLGDLVNLESLELAGGGITDSGLEALSNLKKLQYLTFGALPNVKGPGLEALKDLPELTDLTLERTGVDAEGLQHLNGLPKLGTLKLPRQVDGSALSHVYKLKSLRAVSIWKEVTKEQEEEFKRQLPNAYVRREIY; translated from the coding sequence TTGTGCTCTGGAGGCTCTATGTCTCTGCGTTCCTATTCTGTCCAGGCGATTTTCTTCGCAGCTGTATTGAGCGCTGGTTGTACGTCCAGTGAACCGGCCGCACCCACCGCGACGAATGTTCCGTCTCAAGTGGAACACAAACCACCTGTGGCTGAGCCGGTGAATCCAGAGTCAGTCCCCGAACCGTCAGCACCTACTGTCGTTCCGAAGCCGGAACCCGCCCCCAAACCAGCAGCCGACCTCTCCGGCGATATGGACACGGTGCAGGCCTTAAAAAAGCTCGAAGTGAGTTGCGAGCAGCAGCCTGAAGGGTGGAAGATCGAGCTTCCTTACGGAGCCAAAGTCGATCCTTTGCTCGACATGATTCAGAAGCTTTCGTTGGTGAAGAGCTTCGCAGGTCGCGACGTGACCGATGCGCAGTTCACGAAAATCGTTCAGCTGAACGGTTTGCAGGAACTGACACTCAGTGGCGAAAACCTCACCGATGCGGGACTCGAGCCGCTCTCCCAGGCTGTCAATCTGAAACGACTCGACCTGCATCGCGCCGAGCAAATCACTGCGATGGGCCTCGCCCACGTCGCTAAACTATCGCATTTGGAAGGGTTTGGCCTGGGTTCGACTTCGCATCACGGCGAACTTGGGCCCCTGGATCAATTGAAGCAGTTGAAGTTCTTGTCAATCGGCAGCGCTTCCTTGACCGACGAGGATCTCGCTTGTCTGGCCAGCATGCCCCATCTGGAAACGCTGCACTTAAACATCAACTCTGGAATCAACGGCGAGTGTCTGAAGAATCTAGCCGGTGCAACGCATTTGAAACAACTGTGGTTGCCACTGACCTCCGTGACGGACGAAAGCCTCGCTCCCCTTGCCAATCTCACCGACCTCGAAGATCTCCATCTCGGATCCGAGCACATCACCGACGCCGGACTCGTCCACATCGCGGGACTCACGAAAATCAAACGCCTGGATCTAGGGGGCACGCATGTCGCCGGTCCCGGGTTGAAGCACGTGAGCGGAATGAAACAGCTCGAACGAATTGAGTTCGGTTTTCTCGGCTTTACTGGAGAAGGTTTGCAATATCTGGCGGACAAGCCCGGAATCAAGGAGTTGTACCTGGGTTGGTGCGGAATCACGGATGATGGTTGTGCCGAACTGAAAAAGCTTCAACAGCTGAAAAAGCTCACGATGCCAAAATACGGGTATCAAGGAAATGATAACGAACAAGCGCCTTGGAAAACTCTCCATCCCGAGAAATTGACCGATCGAGGCATGAAACATCTTGGCGATTTAGTCAATTTAGAAAGCCTGGAACTCGCCGGCGGCGGAATTACCGACTCTGGACTTGAGGCACTCTCGAACTTGAAGAAACTCCAATATTTGACCTTTGGAGCGCTACCTAACGTGAAAGGACCCGGGTTGGAAGCGCTCAAGGATTTGCCTGAGCTCACCGACCTGACGTTGGAACGGACAGGTGTCGATGCCGAAGGTCTTCAACATCTGAATGGTTTACCCAAGCTCGGTACCCTTAAGCTTCCAAGACAAGTGGACGGCAGCGCGCTCAGCCATGTGTATAAACTAAAGAGTCTGCGCGCCGTTTCGATCTGGAAGGAAGTGACGAAGGAGCAAGAGGAGGAATTCAAGCGCCAGTTGCCAAATGCGTACGTCCGCCGCGAGATTTACTGA
- a CDS encoding DinB family protein, with translation MSYADVLLPEFDAEMASTRKVLERVPEDKWDWKCHPKSHTIGWNANHIAEIPGWVAGSLQFTEWDVSPVGGEPYRTPTYRTRQELLAFFDKNVAEARTAIQTVKDEDLGVAWSLKSAGQTILTMPRAAVVRTFVMNHLIHHRAILTVYFRLNDVPVPGMYGPSGDE, from the coding sequence ATGTCTTACGCCGACGTTTTGCTTCCTGAGTTCGATGCCGAAATGGCCAGCACGCGCAAGGTGCTGGAGCGCGTTCCCGAAGATAAATGGGATTGGAAGTGCCATCCCAAATCGCACACGATCGGTTGGAACGCGAACCACATCGCCGAAATTCCTGGCTGGGTCGCCGGTTCGTTGCAGTTCACCGAGTGGGACGTCTCGCCCGTCGGCGGCGAACCCTATCGCACTCCTACGTATCGCACGCGGCAAGAACTGCTGGCCTTCTTTGATAAGAACGTCGCCGAAGCGCGCACAGCCATTCAGACCGTGAAGGATGAAGACCTGGGCGTGGCTTGGTCGCTGAAGTCAGCCGGTCAGACGATTCTCACGATGCCGCGAGCGGCGGTGGTGCGGACGTTTGTGATGAACCATTTGATTCATCACCGCGCGATCCTGACGGTTTACTTCCGACTGAATGACGTGCCGGTGCCGGGAATGTATGGGCCGTCGGGAGATGAGTAG
- a CDS encoding Gfo/Idh/MocA family protein has product MARHSVSRRSFLAASAAAMASTMACPLFVPRSAWGANERVVTGHIGLGGQGRGNLGPFISNCAGICDVDKDNAAKAAKMVEDKGGKCEVYGDYRKMLERKDIDAVVISTPDHWHALTTIHACEAGKDVYCEKPLTLTVAEGRKMVEAARKYKRVVQTGSQQRSSKEFHQACTLVRNGHIGKVHTVLVGLPKSNHPGEPVADSDPPPQLDYEMWLGPAPYRPYNSKRVHYNFRFFWDYSGGQMTNWGAHHIDIAQWGLGMDDTGPVEFEGTASFHPMKWHEVSETCRVTCTYANGVKMIVTQGKYDYNGKDIAGGTTFIGDKGQVWVNRGKIEASNPELLKLDLASMETKLYKSPGHHKDFVACIASRNNPICDVEIGHRTATVCHLANATTRLGKKLKWDPVAEKVDDADAAAILSRPYRSPWKLQLS; this is encoded by the coding sequence ATGGCTCGTCATTCTGTTTCTCGTCGCTCCTTCCTCGCCGCGTCGGCCGCTGCGATGGCGTCGACGATGGCTTGTCCGCTGTTTGTGCCGCGCAGCGCTTGGGGCGCGAATGAACGAGTTGTCACGGGGCACATTGGTCTCGGCGGACAGGGCCGCGGCAATCTCGGGCCGTTCATCAGCAATTGCGCGGGCATCTGCGATGTCGACAAAGACAACGCTGCCAAGGCCGCCAAGATGGTGGAAGACAAAGGTGGCAAGTGCGAGGTCTATGGCGACTATCGCAAGATGCTCGAGCGAAAAGACATCGACGCCGTCGTGATCTCGACGCCCGATCACTGGCACGCCTTGACGACGATTCATGCTTGCGAAGCGGGTAAGGATGTCTACTGCGAAAAGCCGCTCACGCTCACCGTAGCCGAAGGTCGCAAGATGGTCGAAGCCGCTCGCAAGTACAAGCGCGTGGTGCAAACCGGTTCGCAGCAGCGAAGCAGCAAGGAATTTCACCAGGCCTGCACGCTCGTTCGCAACGGCCACATCGGCAAGGTGCACACGGTGCTCGTCGGCTTGCCGAAGTCGAACCATCCGGGCGAACCGGTGGCCGACAGCGATCCGCCGCCGCAGCTCGATTACGAAATGTGGCTCGGCCCAGCTCCGTATCGGCCGTACAACTCCAAGCGAGTGCACTACAATTTCCGCTTCTTCTGGGATTACTCGGGCGGCCAAATGACCAACTGGGGGGCTCACCACATCGACATTGCCCAGTGGGGCCTCGGCATGGATGACACCGGCCCGGTCGAGTTCGAAGGAACCGCCAGCTTCCATCCGATGAAGTGGCATGAAGTGAGCGAAACCTGCCGCGTGACTTGCACCTATGCGAACGGCGTGAAGATGATCGTCACGCAAGGAAAGTACGACTACAACGGCAAGGACATCGCCGGCGGCACGACCTTCATCGGTGACAAGGGTCAGGTGTGGGTCAACCGCGGCAAGATCGAAGCCAGCAATCCCGAGTTGCTCAAGCTCGACCTCGCGTCGATGGAAACCAAGCTCTACAAGAGCCCCGGCCATCACAAGGATTTCGTGGCTTGCATCGCCTCGCGCAACAACCCGATCTGCGATGTCGAAATCGGCCACCGCACTGCCACCGTCTGCCATCTTGCCAATGCGACGACTCGCCTCGGCAAGAAATTGAAATGGGATCCAGTGGCTGAAAAGGTCGACGATGCCGATGCTGCCGCGATTCTCAGTCGGCCGTATCGCTCGCCGTGGAAGTTGCAGTTGTCGTAG
- a CDS encoding DUF1501 domain-containing protein, whose protein sequence is MLKLRLADPNLSGHSNYCDGVSRRSFLQLGALTMGGLTLSQLYQAEAAAGVGSSNKAIINVHLSGGPSHQDMFDLKPDAAAEFRGEFRPISTNVSGMDICEHFPLLATMADKFAVIRSIIGSTGAHSNYQTHSAYDERDLRNAGGRPALGSVVSKLQGASESGAPAFISYDGGHPGYLGAVHKPYQPMGGSLNLSDKLTSARLDERTNLLGQLDTIRRDIDGGGQMAALDSFTQRAVNVVTSGAVADALDSNKTSQRDRDRYGKEGTSFLRARRLVEAGVRVVSMNWGGWDTHSDNFTSLKRQLPNMDRGLSSLLIDLSERGLDKDVTVVVWGEFGRSPRITSNGGRDHWPQVMMAFLAGGGMKLGQMIGTTTKNAETAKDRPVHFQEVFATLYRNLGIDVRSAQLVDTAGRPQYLLDKRDVISELV, encoded by the coding sequence ATGCTCAAGCTTCGTCTTGCCGATCCAAATCTCTCGGGGCACTCGAACTATTGCGACGGCGTTTCGCGCCGCAGCTTTTTGCAACTCGGGGCTCTCACCATGGGCGGGCTGACGCTCAGCCAGCTCTATCAAGCCGAAGCGGCGGCCGGCGTGGGATCGTCGAACAAAGCCATCATCAACGTCCACCTCAGCGGCGGTCCGTCGCACCAGGACATGTTTGATCTCAAGCCCGATGCGGCTGCCGAATTCCGCGGCGAGTTCCGGCCGATCTCGACGAACGTTTCGGGCATGGATATCTGCGAGCATTTCCCGCTGCTGGCGACCATGGCCGATAAGTTCGCCGTCATCCGTTCGATCATCGGCTCAACCGGCGCGCACAGCAACTATCAAACGCATTCGGCCTACGACGAACGCGATCTGCGAAACGCCGGTGGTCGCCCCGCGCTCGGCAGCGTGGTTTCGAAACTGCAGGGCGCCAGCGAGAGTGGCGCTCCGGCCTTCATCTCGTATGACGGCGGTCATCCCGGTTATCTCGGCGCCGTTCACAAGCCATATCAGCCGATGGGCGGCAGCTTGAATCTGAGCGACAAGCTGACCAGCGCTCGCCTCGACGAGCGCACGAACCTGCTCGGCCAGCTCGATACCATTCGTCGCGATATCGATGGCGGCGGCCAGATGGCGGCGCTCGATTCGTTCACGCAGCGGGCCGTGAATGTCGTGACCAGCGGCGCGGTCGCCGATGCTCTCGATTCGAATAAGACCAGCCAGCGCGATCGCGATCGTTACGGCAAGGAAGGGACTTCGTTCCTGCGAGCTCGCCGCCTGGTCGAAGCGGGCGTACGCGTGGTGTCGATGAACTGGGGTGGTTGGGATACGCATTCGGATAACTTCACTTCGCTCAAACGGCAGCTGCCCAACATGGACCGCGGCCTGAGTTCGCTGCTCATCGATCTGTCGGAGCGCGGCCTCGATAAGGATGTGACGGTTGTCGTGTGGGGTGAGTTCGGTCGTTCGCCGCGGATCACTTCCAACGGTGGCCGCGATCACTGGCCGCAAGTCATGATGGCCTTCCTCGCCGGCGGCGGCATGAAGCTCGGTCAAATGATCGGCACCACAACCAAGAACGCCGAAACCGCCAAGGACCGCCCGGTTCATTTCCAGGAGGTCTTCGCCACGCTCTATCGCAACTTGGGCATCGATGTGCGCAGCGCGCAGTTGGTCGACACCGCCGGCCGGCCGCAGTATCTGCTCGACAAGCGGGACGTCATCAGCGAATTGGTTTAG
- a CDS encoding DinB family protein, with product MADNQKITPLIDRYAAGAELLKRAVSGMTREQVAARPVAGKWSTLEVVAHIADFEVIGVDRLAVVIAETDPSLPGRDEQQYIPRLAYEQRNFDEQLQLIDLLRRHMTSILRTLDDSALARRGIHSEAGPLTLEQLLERVSRHIEHHVVFIHEKRQALGLS from the coding sequence GTGGCAGATAACCAAAAAATCACCCCGCTCATCGATCGTTATGCAGCGGGGGCCGAGCTGCTGAAGCGGGCCGTCAGCGGCATGACGCGCGAGCAAGTCGCCGCGCGGCCGGTGGCTGGCAAGTGGAGCACGCTGGAGGTTGTCGCGCACATCGCCGATTTCGAAGTGATCGGCGTCGATCGATTGGCCGTCGTGATTGCCGAAACCGATCCATCGTTGCCGGGGCGTGACGAGCAACAATACATTCCCCGCCTGGCCTACGAGCAACGCAATTTCGATGAGCAACTGCAGCTCATCGATCTCCTCCGCCGCCACATGACGAGCATTCTGCGCACGCTCGATGACTCGGCCCTCGCCCGCCGCGGCATTCATTCGGAAGCCGGTCCGCTCACGCTCGAGCAGTTGCTCGAGCGAGTCTCGCGGCACATCGAGCATCACGTCGTGTTCATTCACGAGAAGCGCCAAGCGCTCGGATTGAGCTGA
- a CDS encoding sodium/proton-translocating pyrophosphatase has protein sequence MDVVVRKFPRWMVLLLLVAAPFLVAPDFASAGEADLKLPDMATAKFKIGGQEINGYRLLLAGSFVIIGTLGMSLYLRYQIGQLPAHKSMLDVAEIIFQTCKTYLLQQGKFLLMLFVLISIAMAYYFVGLQKKGWDTFGIVLIFSLIGMGGSYWVAYFGIRINTLANARTAFASLRGRPWDVVNIPLRAGMSIGLFLISLELVMMIVILLFVPPAISGICFLGFAIGESLGASVLRIAGGIFTKIADIGSDLMKIVFNVKEDDPRNPGVIADCTGDNAGDSVGPTADGFETYGVTGVALISFITLALTTGQIELQAKLIVWLFAMRFLMDFMSGASYFLNQGISQAKYGELKEFDFEEPLTRLIWIASILCISTSYGMSWLLLSDLQVEGVAKPQLWWQLASIISCGTLAAVLIPEFTKVFTSSHSAHVKEIVTASREGGASLTILSGLVAGNFSAFWKGILIAGLMGVALYVSEMPGGINEVMRVSLAPPASKTLAASKVDDADKKTIIKEWAVAGKSEKLNAATQVDAPAKATIQTELADSIHLVGVGSIFAFGLVAFGFLCMGPVNIAVDSYGPVTDNAQSVFELAQTESKPGIHEEINRDFGFKPNFEQGKHYLEANDSAGNTFKATAKPVLIGTAVVGATTMIFSIILLLGREGLLALSLTDAPVLLGFICGGSVVYWFCGASMQAVTTGAYSAVEYIKKNMNLNKKTADIEDSKTVVRICTQYAQTGMWNIFIALMSFTLAFAFFDPNFFVAYLISIAVFGLFQAIYMANAGGSWDNAKKLVEVDLKEKGTPLHAATVIGDTVGDPFKDTTSVALNPIIKFSTLFGLLAVEIAVEMKHEAEKSHSQDFTKIAGGILFVIALVFVWRSFYSMRIPERTESGKKNKKKH, from the coding sequence ATGGATGTCGTCGTTCGAAAGTTCCCGCGTTGGATGGTGCTGCTCCTCCTCGTCGCAGCGCCCTTCTTGGTTGCTCCCGACTTTGCCTCGGCGGGCGAAGCCGATTTGAAGTTGCCCGACATGGCGACGGCGAAATTCAAAATCGGCGGGCAAGAGATCAACGGCTATCGGCTGCTGCTGGCCGGTTCGTTTGTGATCATTGGCACGTTGGGCATGAGCCTGTATCTGCGGTATCAGATCGGTCAGCTGCCGGCCCACAAGTCAATGCTCGACGTCGCCGAGATCATCTTTCAAACGTGCAAAACGTATCTGCTGCAGCAGGGGAAATTCCTGCTCATGCTGTTTGTGCTGATCTCGATCGCCATGGCGTATTACTTTGTGGGACTACAAAAGAAGGGCTGGGATACGTTCGGTATCGTGTTGATCTTCTCGCTGATCGGCATGGGTGGTTCTTACTGGGTTGCCTACTTCGGCATTCGGATTAACACGCTGGCCAATGCCCGCACGGCGTTCGCCTCGCTGCGCGGCAGGCCCTGGGACGTCGTCAATATTCCGCTCCGAGCGGGGATGTCGATCGGTCTGTTTTTGATCTCGCTCGAACTGGTCATGATGATCGTGATCTTGCTGTTCGTGCCGCCGGCAATCTCCGGCATCTGCTTCCTCGGTTTTGCCATTGGTGAATCGCTCGGCGCTTCGGTGCTGCGTATCGCCGGCGGTATTTTCACGAAGATCGCCGACATCGGCTCCGATCTGATGAAGATCGTCTTCAATGTCAAGGAAGACGATCCGCGTAACCCGGGCGTGATCGCCGACTGCACTGGCGACAACGCCGGCGACTCGGTCGGTCCGACGGCTGACGGCTTTGAAACGTACGGCGTGACCGGTGTGGCGCTGATCTCGTTCATCACGCTCGCGCTCACCACGGGCCAGATCGAACTGCAAGCCAAGCTCATCGTGTGGCTGTTTGCGATGCGGTTCTTAATGGACTTTATGTCGGGCGCTTCTTACTTCCTGAACCAAGGTATCTCGCAAGCCAAGTACGGCGAGCTGAAGGAATTCGATTTCGAAGAGCCGCTGACCCGTTTGATCTGGATTGCTTCGATCCTCTGCATCAGCACTTCGTACGGCATGAGCTGGCTGCTCCTCAGCGATTTGCAAGTCGAAGGGGTCGCCAAGCCGCAACTGTGGTGGCAACTCGCGTCGATCATCAGCTGCGGCACGCTCGCTGCAGTGCTCATTCCGGAGTTCACCAAGGTCTTCACCAGCTCGCACAGCGCGCATGTGAAAGAAATCGTGACTGCGTCGCGCGAAGGTGGCGCCTCGCTGACGATTCTCTCGGGCCTGGTCGCTGGTAACTTCAGCGCGTTCTGGAAAGGCATTCTCATCGCGGGCCTGATGGGTGTCGCGCTCTACGTGAGCGAAATGCCGGGCGGCATTAATGAAGTGATGAGGGTTTCGCTCGCGCCGCCGGCGTCGAAGACTCTGGCCGCTTCGAAGGTCGATGATGCAGACAAAAAAACGATCATCAAAGAATGGGCCGTTGCCGGAAAGTCGGAAAAGCTAAATGCAGCGACGCAAGTTGACGCTCCCGCCAAAGCCACGATTCAAACGGAGCTCGCCGATTCGATTCATCTGGTCGGCGTCGGTTCGATCTTTGCCTTTGGTCTGGTGGCCTTCGGCTTCCTCTGCATGGGGCCGGTCAACATCGCCGTCGATAGCTACGGCCCGGTGACCGACAACGCGCAATCGGTGTTCGAACTCGCTCAAACCGAAAGCAAGCCGGGCATTCACGAAGAAATCAATCGCGACTTCGGTTTCAAGCCGAACTTTGAACAAGGAAAGCACTACCTCGAAGCCAACGACTCGGCCGGTAACACGTTCAAAGCGACCGCCAAGCCGGTGCTCATCGGCACGGCCGTGGTCGGCGCGACAACGATGATCTTTTCGATCATTCTGCTCCTCGGCCGTGAAGGTCTGCTCGCGCTGAGCCTGACCGACGCTCCCGTGTTGCTCGGCTTTATCTGCGGCGGCTCGGTGGTGTATTGGTTCTGCGGAGCTTCGATGCAAGCCGTGACGACCGGTGCTTACAGCGCGGTCGAATACATCAAGAAGAATATGAACCTCAACAAGAAGACGGCCGACATCGAGGATTCGAAAACGGTCGTCCGCATCTGCACGCAGTATGCTCAAACGGGCATGTGGAATATCTTCATCGCCCTGATGTCGTTCACGCTGGCCTTTGCGTTCTTCGATCCGAACTTCTTCGTCGCATACCTGATTTCGATCGCAGTCTTCGGTTTGTTCCAAGCCATCTACATGGCCAATGCTGGCGGCTCGTGGGACAACGCGAAGAAGCTCGTCGAAGTCGACCTCAAGGAAAAGGGAACGCCGCTGCATGCCGCGACGGTCATTGGCGACACGGTGGGCGACCCCTTCAAGGACACGACCTCGGTGGCGCTCAACCCGATCATCAAGTTCTCGACGCTGTTCGGCCTGCTCGCGGTCGAAATCGCTGTGGAAATGAAGCACGAAGCCGAAAAGTCCCACAGCCAGGACTTCACGAAGATTGCTGGCGGAATCCTGTTCGTCATCGCCCTGGTCTTCGTCTGGCGCTCGTTCTACTCGATGCGGATTCCAGAACGGACCGAGTCGGGGAAGAAGAATAAGAAGAAGCACTAG
- the gltX gene encoding glutamate--tRNA ligase: protein MTVRTRFAPSPTGYLHIGGVRTALFNWLYARQHGGQFLLRIDDTDAERNVAEALLPIINGFKWLGIDWDEGPTDDGKNSRGPHGSYFQSQRLGRYQEAAAKLLASGHAYKDYATPDEVKAEREQAQAEKRPFLYSRKWMAETPEQAAKFEAEGRAGVVRLKMPREGKCIIDDQVRGVCEFDWSNEQDHVIQRADGTCLYHLASVVDDYDFQITHVIRAEEHLPNTPRQVFIVQSLGYPLPVYAHLPYVAEPGSKNKLSKRKIPQYLKNPDFKRLYDHGVEIVSKLGREISADTFNPVIVDFYRDVGYLADAIINYLLLLGWSLDDKTEDFTREEMIKSFTLGRVTKAPASFDCKKLWNFQDRHMQRLPIKQKVSKMCDFLQAAKLLPTPPPCDVAPKLTRIIEAAGDRLKVAGDILAYADFFFVTSEQLQFDEKDFEKRVKPPAQLALLQKYRAKLAAATDFTAAPLEEMTKAFLTEENIKIGDIVHTIRVAISGKGVGPGLYDCLELLGKEACLARIDRAVAKAAS, encoded by the coding sequence ATGACCGTTCGTACTCGTTTCGCTCCCAGCCCCACTGGCTACCTGCACATCGGCGGCGTCCGCACCGCGCTGTTCAATTGGCTCTATGCCCGGCAACACGGCGGGCAGTTCTTGCTGCGGATCGATGACACCGATGCCGAGCGCAACGTTGCGGAAGCCCTGCTGCCGATCATCAACGGCTTTAAGTGGCTGGGGATCGATTGGGACGAAGGTCCGACCGACGACGGCAAAAATAGCCGCGGCCCGCATGGCTCGTACTTTCAATCGCAACGGCTGGGTCGCTATCAAGAAGCCGCCGCGAAGTTGCTCGCCAGCGGCCATGCGTACAAGGATTACGCGACGCCCGACGAAGTGAAAGCCGAGCGCGAACAAGCCCAAGCCGAGAAACGGCCGTTTTTGTACAGTCGTAAATGGATGGCCGAAACGCCCGAGCAGGCCGCGAAGTTTGAAGCCGAAGGCCGCGCAGGAGTCGTTCGTTTAAAGATGCCCCGCGAAGGAAAATGCATCATCGACGATCAGGTCCGCGGCGTGTGCGAGTTCGACTGGAGCAACGAGCAGGACCACGTCATCCAGCGCGCCGATGGCACGTGCCTCTATCACTTGGCCAGCGTTGTCGACGATTACGATTTTCAAATCACGCACGTCATTCGCGCCGAAGAGCACCTGCCGAACACGCCGCGGCAGGTCTTCATCGTGCAGTCGCTGGGTTATCCGCTGCCGGTGTATGCCCACTTGCCGTACGTTGCCGAGCCTGGCAGTAAAAACAAATTGAGCAAGCGGAAGATTCCGCAGTACCTCAAGAATCCGGACTTCAAACGGCTGTATGACCACGGCGTGGAGATTGTCAGCAAACTCGGCCGAGAGATCTCTGCCGATACGTTCAATCCCGTGATCGTCGATTTCTATCGCGACGTCGGCTACCTCGCCGATGCGATCATCAACTACTTGCTCCTCCTCGGTTGGTCGCTCGACGACAAGACCGAAGACTTCACGCGCGAAGAGATGATCAAGAGTTTCACGCTGGGCCGCGTGACGAAAGCGCCGGCGAGCTTCGATTGCAAAAAGCTCTGGAACTTTCAGGACCGCCACATGCAACGGCTGCCGATCAAGCAGAAGGTCAGCAAGATGTGCGACTTCCTGCAAGCCGCGAAGCTGTTGCCGACTCCGCCGCCGTGCGACGTCGCGCCGAAGCTGACGCGGATCATCGAAGCGGCCGGCGATCGCTTGAAAGTGGCCGGCGACATTCTTGCGTACGCCGATTTCTTTTTCGTCACGTCCGAGCAACTGCAGTTCGACGAAAAGGATTTCGAAAAGCGCGTGAAGCCGCCAGCCCAACTCGCGCTGCTGCAGAAGTATCGCGCCAAGCTAGCAGCCGCGACCGACTTCACGGCGGCTCCGCTCGAGGAAATGACCAAGGCGTTCCTCACCGAGGAAAACATCAAAATCGGCGACATCGTCCACACCATCCGCGTGGCGATTTCCGGCAAAGGCGTTGGCCCTGGTCTATACGACTGCCTCGAATTGCTGGGAAAAGAAGCCTGTCTGGCGAGAATCGACCGGGCGGTGGCGAAAGCGGCAAGCTAG